One part of the candidate division KSB1 bacterium genome encodes these proteins:
- a CDS encoding T9SS type A sorting domain-containing protein: protein MAQNYPNPFNPTTTISYRLGKTSKVELTIYNTAGQKVTTLLDTNQQAGEYQVKWRGESDSGDRVASGVYFYKLWAGDLIQTRKMILLR, encoded by the coding sequence TTGGCGCAGAACTACCCCAACCCGTTTAACCCAACCACCACCATTTCATATCGACTGGGAAAAACCTCCAAAGTCGAGCTGACTATTTACAACACGGCCGGTCAAAAAGTGACCACACTTTTGGATACAAATCAACAGGCCGGTGAATACCAAGTGAAATGGCGCGGGGAAAGTGACTCAGGTGATAGAGTTGCCAGCGGCGTTTATTTTTACAAGTTGTGGGCCGGTGATTTAATACAGACACGAAAAATGATTCTGCTGCGTTAA